In Plasmodium falciparum 3D7 genome assembly, chromosome: 8, the following proteins share a genomic window:
- a CDS encoding coenzyme Q-binding protein COQ10 homolog, mitochondrial has translation MKINILKKGKKFYITNNHFNYDIKRNFTIFQNSFIKTNDIVYRKNIDIVCAKDLFFYTILNVDRYKYFLPYVTDSKITEKNKEYFKANLQIENIFFKEKYDSLIQFIYPTTITVSSEDTNIFHHLITEWIIKEKKNCINIDFYINFRLKNKIYQNFMNLYIKELGKKILYSFINESKSNSYKNTDVLHLIK, from the exons ATGAAGATTAATATATTGAAGAAAGgcaaaaaattttatattacaaaCAATCATTTTAATTATGATATTAAACGAAATTTTACAATATTTCAAAActcatttataaaaacaaacgATATAGTTTATAGAAAAAACATTGATATTGTTTGTGCAAAagatttattcttttatacaATTCTAAATGTAGATAGATATAAGTATTTTCTACCATATGTAACG GATAGCAAGATaacagaaaaaaacaaagaatattttaaagCCAATTTACAAATTGagaatattttctttaaagaaaaatatgacTCTTTAATTCAATTCATTTACCCAACAACAATTACG gTATCTAGCGAAGatacaaatatttttcatcacttg ATAACCGAGTGgataattaaagaaaaaaagaattgcATAAACAttgatttttatataaattttagg ttgaaaaataaaatatatcaaaattttatgaatttatacataaaagAGTTAgggaaaaaaattttatattccttTATAAATGAATCAAAATCAAACAGTTATAAAAACACGGACGTTTTACACTTGATAAAATAG
- a CDS encoding proteasome subunit alpha type-6, putative has translation MVRPSQSMYDRHLTIFSPDGNLYQIEYAIKAVKNTNITSVGVKGENCAVIISQKKMATQYISQDKLLDYNNITNIYNITDEIGCSMVGMPGDCLSMVYKARSEASEFLYSNGYNVNAETLCRNICDKIQVYTQHAYMRLHACSGMIIGIDENNKPELFKFDPSGFCAGYRACVIGNKEQESISVLERLLEKRKKKIQQETIDEDIRNTTILAIEALQTILAFDLKASEIEVAIVSTKNRNFTQISEKEIDNYLTYIAERD, from the exons atggtAAGGCCTTCACAGAGTATGTATGATAGACACTTGACGATTTTTTCTCCAGATGGGAATTTATATCAAATAg aaTATGCTATAAAAGCagtaaaaaatacaaatataaccTCCGTAGGAGTAAAGGGAGAAAATTGTGCTGTAATAATTTCCCAAAAGAAAATGGCTACACAATATATTTCTCAAGATAAATTATTagattataataacataactaatatatataatataacagaTGAAATAGGATGCTCAATGGTAGGTATGCCAGGAGATTGTTTAAGTATGGTTTATAAAGCTAGATCAGAAGCATCCgaatttttatatagtaACGGATATAATGTAAATGCCGAAACGTTATGTAGAAATATTTGTGATAAAATACAAGTGTATACACAACATGCCTATATGAGACTACACGCTTgca gtGGAATGATTATTGGCatagatgaaaataataaacctGAACTTTTTAAATTTGATCCTTCTGGTTTTTGTGCGGGATATCGTGCTTGTGTTATTGGAAACAAGGAACAAGAGAGCATAAGTGTTTTAGAAAGATtattagaaaaaagaaagaagaaaatacaaCAAGAAACAATAGATGAAGATATACGAAACACCACCATTTTGGCAATTGAAGCTTTACAAACAATTCTCGCATTTGATTTAAAAGCAAGCGAAATAGAAGTTGCAATCGTATCAACAAAAAATCGTAATTTTACACAAATAAgtgaaaaagaaatagataattatttaacatatatagcTGAGAGGgattaa
- a CDS encoding serine protease DegP, with protein sequence MDIIFCTPTYCKIMLMIIMLISLRTRCDTNNFLNCSVEKEEGEEEIISTNLKRINDDMNILGRILNDERNIKITDIVEMLQNEYDDKKKKKKKKKYIYRKKKSNNKINEINSVQHFNVKENILNEKKKNPLNDNFKNPKLRKHSPNNKKNKNKIGQIKFHIVGYDKKKITKYLTPSMISSIQKRLMNKNKKTNVNVNMSNGRVLPFFPKEYFLHSSTHEKKDKMATKKNNKEESIINERLLENLENISLSRTIKDIRGEEGNERKVKEEDNNIKEEGNSFKKYFKGVVKLYVDITEPNLEMIWQNYPPKSITGSGFIIEGHLIITNAHNISYSTRILIRKHGNSGKYEAKILYVAHDVDIAILTTDDKTFFDDVYALHFGALPSLKDEIITIGYPAGGDKLSVTEGIVSRIDVQYYKHSNYKFLLTQIDAPLNPGNSGGPALVRGKVVGICFQSYKVSNNISYIIPSTIISHFLLDIHKNKDYTGYAFLGVKYEPLENPSLREALGLEEMERKKIIKKNVGILITEVFEGHMSKQDDKYHDMDNKHHNVGDTHHNVGDTHHNVGDDHTDNLQGDTDYCTYILNSNIITSDKKNIYSDKKKKKIYSDNNNNNNNFNYYYNMHGEDEQSCYGLKKNDIILRVDGKDINNDGSVILRDNETVGFQHLFNEKFINDLCIIKIVRNKKIKSVMVKLYKVKYLLNQHNWDKRNKYFIYGGIVFSILTRSLYVYTQNPEINKLMLYNNFKKKSKDEIVVLKNILPTKITTGYYYTDSIVLRVNNIKVKNLKHLIELIEMTKYTNRLMYLKNNKHTLQSYINYYNTKITSLNINTIIHILILTTSGQKVPIVLNKRDVEKYNEEIKKIYSITRDRYVY encoded by the exons atggatattattttttgtacaCCTACATATTGTAAAATCAtgttaatgataataatgttaatttCTTTAAGGACCCGATGTGATACGAACAATTTTCTGAATTGTTCAgtagaaaaagaagaaggaGAAGAAGAAATTATATCGACTAATTTAAAAAGgataaatgatgatatgaACATATTAGGTCGTATATTGAATGatgaaagaaatataaaaataactgACATTGTAGAAATGTTACAAAAtgaatatgatgataaaaaaaaaaaaaaaaaaaaaaaaaaatatatatataggaaaaaaaaaagtaataataaaataaatgaaattaatTCAGTACAACATTTTAAtgttaaagaaaatatattaaatgaaaaaaaaaagaatccaTTAAATGATAACTTTAAAAACCCAAAATTAAGAAAGCATTctccaaataataaaaagaacaaaaacaaaattggACAAATTAAATTTCATATTGTTggttatgataaaaaaaaaataacgaaATATCTTACACCTTCTATGATAAGTTCAATTCAAAAGCGTTTaatgaacaaaaataaaaaaacaaatgtaaatgtaaatatgtcTAATGGGAGAGTCTTGCCCTTTTTTCCaa aGGAATATTTCCTACACTCATCGACACATGAAAAGAAAGACAAAATGGCCACAAAgaagaataataaagaagagtctataataaatgaaagaCTTTTAGAAAATTTAGAAAACATATCTTTGAGTCGTACCATAAAAGATATCCGAGGGGAAGAAGGAAATGAAAGAAAAgtaaaagaagaagataataatataaaagaggaaggtaattcatttaaaaaatatttcaaaggtgttgtaaaattatatgtgGATATAACAGAACCTAACCTTGAAATGATATGGCAGAATTATCCACCTAAAAGCATAACAGG ATCGGGGTTTATTATTGAGGGTCATCTAATTATAACCAATGCTCACAATATTTCCTATAGTACCAGGATATTAATAAGAAAGCACGG AAATTCCGGAAAATATGAGGCGAAGATTTTGTACGTTGCTCATGATGTAGATATAGCAATCCTTACTACTGACGATAAAACTTTTTTTGATGATGTGTATGCTCTTCATTTTGGAGCTCTCCCTTCATTAAAAGATGAAATTATAACTATCGGTTATCCAGCGGGGGGGGATAAGTTAAGTGTAACAGAAGGTATTGTAAGTAGAATAGACGTGCAGTATTATAAACATTCAAATTATAA ATTTTTGTTAACCCAAATAGATGCCCCTCTGAACCCAGGAAATAGCGGAGGTCCAGCTCTTGTCAGAGGGAAAGTTGTAGGTATATGCTTTCAATCCTACAAGgtttctaataatatatcttacATTATACCTAGTACTATAATTAGTCACTTTCTTTtagatatacataaaaataaagactATACAGGATACGCTTTTTTGGGAGTCAAGTACGAACCTCTGGAAAACCCTTCCCTACGTGAAGCCTTAGGGTTAGAAGAaatggaaagaaaaaaaataataaaaaaaaacgttGGGATATTGATAACGGAGGTATTTGAAGGTCATATGAGTAAACAAGATGATAAATATCATGATATGGATAATAAACACCACAATGTTGGTGATACACACCACAATGTTGGTGATACACACCACAATGTTGGTGATGATCATACAGATAACCTTCAGGGGGATACAGACTATTGCACATATATTTTGAACTCAAACATTATTACgagtgataaaaaaaatatatatagtgataaaaaaaaaaaaaaaatatatagtgataataataataataataataattttaattattattataatatgcatGGTGAGGATGAACAAAGTTGCTATGGTCTAAAAAAGAACGACATAATTCTGAGGGTAGATGGTAAGGATATCAACAACGATGGATCCGTAATACTAAGGGACAACGAAACGGTAGGTTTTCAACATTTATTTAATGAGAAATTTATAAACgatttatgtataattaaaatagtaagaaataaaaaaataaaaagtgttatggtaaaattatataaagtaaaatatttattaaatcaaCATAATTGGGACAAacgaaataaatattttatatacggTGGAAttgttttttctatattaacAAGAagtttatatgtgtatacacAAAATCcagaaattaataaattaatgttatataataattttaaaaaaaaaagtaaagatGAAATAgttgtattaaaaaatatattaccaacaaaaataacaacaggatattattatactGATTCTATTGTACTTAgagtaaataatataaaagtaaaaaatttaaaacacTTGATTGAATTAATTGAAATGACAAAATATACCAACAGACttatgtatttaaaaaataataaacatactCTTCAgagttatataaattattataatacaaaGATAAcatcattaaatataaatacaattaTTCATATCTTAATTTTAACAACTTCTGGGCAAAAAGTACCTATAGTGTTAAATAAAAGAGatgttgaaaaatataatgaagaaattaaaaagattTATTCTATTACACGTGATAGATATGTATATTAG
- a CDS encoding 26S proteasome regulatory subunit RPN10, putative, translating into MSNIEATIICIDNSDYNRNEDIVPNRFLSQIDCVNVLCCNKTSLHYKNNIGILMMAGDKIKVKVSLTNDIGQLLSCIHDIKLDGTCDIIRSLLIAQLALKHRVDKNLDQKIILFIGSPFHVNEKQLINTGKQLKKNNISVDIISFGNIDKNRDKLMMLFESVNNNDNCRFIECPEYENNLSKFVLNSFLNNNDFNIGNIQDDDQLLNAMQLSLEESQHMDKNLNTTNNINTGSNHHTNNITTNNNDLPTIEEIENMKDIDNELKEALILSLREYTEKNKLENKDTTSNNNNNNNESNNNNNESNNNNNESNNNNNESNNNNNESNNNNNESNNNNNESNNNNNGNTCGNNNNNSLNFYKKDDNFALVNESYKNNFDKNDENKLETSKEKKENESYEKVFKIDKEENMEDTSKDIINEHIYKDIQHNDENNNVINQGEEKEQSASSLIQDPSYISNILGKINPNVNVFDKKEGDSDKEKNKE; encoded by the exons atgaGCAATATCGAAGCTACAATAATATGTATAGATAATAGTGATTATAATAGAAATGAAGATATAGTCCCTAACAGATTTTTATCACag ATCGATTGTGTGAATGTTCTGTGTTGTAATAAAACGAGCTTACACTACAAAAACAACATAGGCATATTAATGATGGCCGgggataaaataaaagtgaAGGTGTCTTTAACGAATGATATAGGTCAATTACTTTCTTGTATTCATGATATAAAACTAGATGGTACATGTGATATAATAAGAAGTTTGTTAATAGCCCAGCTAGCTTTAAAGCATAGAGTAGATAAGAATTTAGATCAgaagataatattatttataggtAGTCCGTTTCATGTTAATGAAAAGCAATTAATAAATACTGGGAAGcaattaaaaaagaacaacATATCTGTAGATATAATAAGTTTTGGTAATATAGATAAGAATAGAGATAAATTAATGATGTTATTTGAGagtgtaaataataatgataattgtAGATTTATTGAATGTCCAGAATATGAGAATAATTTAAGTAAATTTGTTTtgaattcatttttaaataataatgattttaaTATAGGAAATATTCAAGATGATGATCAGCTACTGAATGCTATGCAATTATCTTTGGAAGAAAGTCAGCATATGGATAAAAATTTGAATACTACTAATAACATAAACACAGGTAGTAATCATCatactaataatattacaactaataataatgactTACCCACCATTGAAGAAATCGAAAATATGAAAGATATAGATAATGAGTTAAAGGAGGCATTAATATTGTCTTTAAGGGAATATAcagaaaagaataaattagaaaataaagacacaacaagtaataataataataataataatgaaagtaataataacaataatgaaagcaacaacaataataatgaaagcaacaacaataataatgaaagcaacaacaataataatgaaagcaacaacaataataatgaaagcaacaacaataataatgaaagcaacaacaataataatggtaaCACGtgtggtaataataataataattctcttaatttttataaaaaagatgaCAATTTTGCTCTTGTGAATGaaagttataaaaataattttgataaaaatgacGAGAATAAATTAGAAACATCCAaggagaaaaaagaaaatgaaagttATGAAAAAGTATTTAAAAttgataaagaagaaaatatggAAGATACTTCCAAAGATATTATTAatgaacatatttataaggACATTCAACacaatgatgaaaataataatgtaataaaCCAAGGTGAAGAAAAGGAGCAATCGGCATCTTCATTAATACAAGATCCTAGTTATATATCCAACATCTTAGGAAAAATAAATCCAAATGTTAATGTTTTTGATAAAAAGGAGGGAGACAGcgacaaagaaaaaaataaagaataa
- a CDS encoding tyrosine--tRNA ligase, giving the protein METTDTKREEQEIEEKKAQEESKIEDVDKILNDILSISSECIQPDELRVKLLLKRKLICYDGFEPSGRMHIAQGLLKSIIVNKLTSNGCTFIFWIADWFAHLNNKMSGDLKKIKKVGSYFIEVWKSCGMNMENVQFLWASEEINKKPNEYWSLVLDISRSFNINRMKRCLKIMGRSEGEENYCSQILYPCMQCADIFFLNVDICQLGIDQRKVNMLAREYCDIKKIKKKPVILSHGMLPGLLEGQEKMSKSDENSAIFMDDSESDVNRKIKKAYCPPNVIENNPIYAYAKSIIFPSYNEFNLVRKEKNGGDKTYYTLQELEHDYVNGFIHPLDLKDNVAMYINKLLQPVRDHFQNNIEAKNLLNEIKKYKVTK; this is encoded by the exons atggaaaccACAGATACTAAAAGAGAAGAACAAGaaattgaagaaaaaaaagctCAAGAAGAATCAAAAATAGAAGATgttgataaaatattaaatgatatacTTTCCATATCCTCGGAATGTATTCAACCGGATGAATTGAGagttaaattattattgaaAAGGAAATTAATCTGTTATGATGGTTTCGAGCCATCAGGCCGTATGCACATAGCTCaag gaTTACTTAAGAGCATTATTGTAAACAAACTGACAAGCAACGGCTgcacatttatattttggaTTGCGGACTGGTTTGCTCATTTGAACAATAAAATGTCTGGTGATttgaaaaagataaagaagGTTGGTAGTTATTTCATCGAGGTATGGAAGAGTTGTGGAATGAATATGGAGAATGTTCAATTTCTTTGGGCAAGTGAAGAGATAAATAAGAAGCCAAATGAATATTGGTCATTGGTTCTTGATATATCTAGaagttttaatattaatagaatGAAAAGATGTTTAAAAATTATGGGAAGAAGTGAAGGAGAGGAAAATTATTGTTCTCAAATTTTATATCCATGTATGCAATGTGcggatatattttttttgaatgttGATATATGTCAGCTTGGAATAGATCAGAGGAAAGTAAATATGTTGGCTCGAGAATATTgtgacataaaaaaaataaaaaaaaaacctgtAATCCTTTCCCATGGTATGTTGCCAGGTTTATTGGAAGGACAAGAAAAAATGTCCAAGTCGGATGAAAATTCAGCTATCTTTATGGATGATTCAGAAAGTGATGTtaatagaaaaattaaaaaagcaTATTGTCCACCTAATGTTATTGAAAATAATCCAATATATGCCTATGCAAAGTCTATAATATTCCCGTCCTATAATGAGTTCAACTTAGTAAGAAAGGAGAAAAATGGAG gaGATAAGACATATTATACCTTGCAAGAACTTGAACATGATTATGTTAATGGTTTTATACATCCTTTAGATTTAAAGGATAATGTTGCCATGTATATTAACAAATTACTTCAACCGGTTAGAGATCACTTTCAAAATAATATCGAGGCAAAAAATTTAttgaatgaaataaaaaaatacaaagtgaccaaataa